In Necator americanus strain Aroian chromosome IV, whole genome shotgun sequence, the following proteins share a genomic window:
- a CDS encoding hypothetical protein (NECATOR_CHRIV.G15999.T1), giving the protein MHIELLLILILLLLLLLLLLLLLLLLLLLLLLLLLLLLLLLLLLLLLLLLLVFESILEAIGVPYVTILVFCLTLGYYAGV; this is encoded by the coding sequence ATGCACATCgaattattattgatattgatattattattattattattattattattattattattattattattattactattattattattattattattattattattattattgttattattattattattattattattattattattagtctTCGAGTCGATTCTAGAAGCAATAGGGGTCCCGTATGTCACGATTCTCGTATTCTGTTTGACATTAGGATACTACGCTGGTGTGTAA